ATGTGCTTGCAACGAATGTAATTTCATGCGGCTGAATACGATGGAAAAGTTGTATAACTGTTTGAAATTTGAAATGCCGGAGATATTTGTCGACGAGGAAGTACAGAAGAAGGCTATTAAACCGATTCGTAAGATGTTGGAAATATCTGAAAAGTTAGGTTTATAAAAATAAAAGAGGCTGCGATTACAGCCTCTTTTATTTTATTTCACTACCATGATTTTGGTTACAACACTTTCTTTGGCTTCCGGGGTAGCAGATAATACCAGATAGATTCCGGTTGCTACACGTCCTCCGCCTCTCTTGCGGCAATCCCAGGTGAATGTCCCGCCGGCGGATTTTCCCTGATAAACGATATTGCCTTTCATATCCGTTATTTTGACATTTGAATCGGCCATAAGTCCGACGATGGTTACACGATCGTTGTGTTCGGGACGGACGGGATTAGGATAGGCGTATATGTCCGAATAGTCTTCACTTCCTTCGGTAGCATCTCCCATATAAGATACCAGTCCTTTCTCCGTACCTATGAATACTTCTCCGGTGATCTGGTTAATCGCTAATGAATTAATCTGATTAGACGGAAGAGGGGAGTTGGCTGTTGTAAAGTTTGCTATTGTTTCCATACCATCCTCACTGACCAGGAATACACCGGAATTGTTTGTCGCAATCCATTTGCGGTTACCACCATCGACAGCGATAGCATTGATTTGCTCTCCGTCCAACAGATAGTATGGTTCTCCGTCTTCGTTTGTCCGGATGATACGGGTACATCTTAGGTTATTAATATCCCGATAGTTTGTACAGATGATAGGTCCTCTGTTTGTGCCGATCCATACTTGTCCGTTTTTGTCCTCAGTTACACAGAAATAACCGCTAACATCTATATTGCCGTTTGAATCGACAAATATATCATAGTAACGATATTCGTCATCACTAGTATCATCAATGGTGCCTTTGTCATCGAAAACTAAAATGCCTCGTATCGAACCGTAAGGACTATTGATCCATTTGTATCCGTTTGATGTAATGGTTACCTTATCGACCATAGATACGTTTTTATAATTATCGAATTGGAAACTTTTCCAGCTTCCATCTGCTTTTAGTACTTTTAGTACGGATTCAACTTCACAATTGGTCATCCATAAATTTCCTTCTTTATCAAAAGTTACATCGCCTACACGTACATAATCATAGGGATTAATATCTTTTTTTACATAATCCAGTAAACTATTTGTATGGTTATATAATTGTATAGGTTCTTTATTTTTCAGTTCGACTATACCTTCTCCGTAAGATGAAATAAAATAACGATCAGGATCTTTAGGGTCGATAGCAATTCCTGTATAATCCCAGAAATACCTGAATTGATTTTCTTTATTTGCATTTTTGTTTTGGTTTATAGTATTTTCATCGAAGTTGAACCATTTATTGTCTTCATATTCCATAAATGTGCCGGGTCTATTCCAACGATCTGCCCAACGTCCTCCTCCAATAACAAGTAATTTATTATTATAGGTCGTCATATAATAGTTGAAATTCCGTTTGGGATATTCAGTATCGTTATTGGTATTTTCTAAAGTTATTTCGTATTTATTATTTTTCTTCTGTATGCCTTTTATTCCGTTTATACCTGCAGCTATCCAATAAGCATTGGGATCTTTTAGTGAAGAAACATTATTAATGATTCCTACGTTAACAACGTCTTTATCAGTTAGAGATGAGTAAATATATAATTCAGAATCAGTATAAGACATTAACTTATTGTTCTGAAGAACCATACTCTTTAATTTATTGTTTTTCAATAAATTTCTTATTGTTCCGTCTGTACTTTGATAATAAATACCTTTTTCATTATTGTCGACAAACAGGCAAAGATTCTGCTGGAAAAAACATATTTGAGTGATATTATCCGTATCAAATTCAGATGAAGATAACGGATAAGTTTCCCATTCGTTATAATCTAGTAAATTACTATCCAATGAAGCATATAGTAAACCGGTAGAAGTTGCAGCATAAATATATTCGTTATCCATGGTAACGGAATATACTTTTTTATTTAGTTTGTAGGTGTCTTTAATTTCTTTTTTATCCATATTCAGAACGATAATGCCAAAGTCGGTAGATAAATAGGCAAACTCTTTATATAGATAAATATTATTAATAGTCTTATTCGTTATATTGGAATTGTCTAGCAGATAAGACAAATTATAAATACCATTTTCTCCTAATAAGTCAATATTTCCGTTACTATAAGTGATAAGTAATGTATTGACTTCCGGATTAAAGCTTATATAGCTTATATCACTGTCACTTAATCCGGTTTGCCTGGAATAATGAGTGATACTTTTATCTTCTTTATTATAACTGTAAAGAGAACCGTCGGCTACGGCATACACATGATTATTAGCTTCGGCTATCTGGCTTGTCGTATAATAAGCCAGATAACTACTCCATTCCCCTACGCTTTTCTGTGCAGTCGTGTAGGATATTGCCATGCATAAAAACAGAAGAGTATATAGTATTCTTTTCATAATTTATTCTGATAATGTAGATAAGAAAGCACTCAATTTCTTTACAGCTTCAGCCCGGTGGCTGATTGTATTCTTTATATCATTACCCATTTCAGCGAATGTTTCCGCATAGTTATCCGGCATAAAGATTGGATCGTATCCGAATCCGCTGGCTCCGCGCTTTTCCTTCGTTATCTGACCGTTGACGATGCCTTCGAACAGATACTCCTTGCCGTTCAGGATAAGTGCTATGACGGTACGGAAACGGGCTTTCCGGTTTTCTTTACCGTTCATTTCCAAAAGAAGTTTTTGCATGTTTGCTTCCGAATTGTGTCCCGGACCGGCATAACGTGCAGAATATACACCGGGAGCATTGTTTAGGGCTTCCACTTCAAGACCGGTATCGTCGGCAAAACAGTCATAACCGAATTTTTCTTTGATATAGCGGGCTTTCTGAAGAGCATTTCCTTCCAGGGTATCGGCTGTTTCCGGTATATCGTCATGGCAATCGATGGCAGCCAGGCTTACTATCTCTGTATGACCGGCTGTTATTTTTTGTACTTCATCCAACTTATGTTGGTTATTTGTAGCGAATACGAGTTTCATATGCGTGAATATCTAAATAAAAAAGCACTTCTGTACGAAATATATAACGTATGGAAGTGCTTTTAATTGTTTGAATAATATTTTAAGTTTTTATCTGGTCAAATCCTTCTCCGTAAACTCCACGGACAATACTTTGGGAAATAAAAGCCTGGTGGTCTATCTGTTTTACCAGACGGAAGATGGATACTGATTCCGATTTTTTAGCCAGTAGTACAACCACTTTGACCGGTTTACGGGAATAACCTCCTACACCGTCCAGTATGGTACATCCTCTGTCCAGGTCGTGAATGATCCGCTCGGCTATTTCATCATACTTCTGCGAGAAGATGAGGAACTGCACCGATTGGCGGTTTCCGTTCAGCACCATGTCGAGGACATAGTTACTGATGATCATTTCAACAAAACCAAAGACGATCTTATCCACGTTATGGAAGAGGAAAAAAGAGGAACTGATAATGAAGAAGTCACAAAATAACAGTGCGCGTCCGATAGATATATTCTTATATTTATTGACAATTGCTCCAATAATATCTGTTCCACCCGTACTTCCGTTCGCTGAAAATACCAATCCTAACCCAGCTCCGCAAAGGAGTGCACCGATCATGATCGCCATAAATGGCTGATCGTGTAATATGGGATTACCTTTCAGCAGCCATTCAAAGAATGACAGGGATGCGGAAAGTGAGAATACTCCAAAGATTGTTTTTATAAGGAATTTGAATCCCAAAATCTTCAGAGCGGCTAATAGTAAGACTACATTGATAACAAAGTATGAAACCGACACCGGTATTGCACCGCCGGTGGCAAAGAATATCAGTGCGCAGATACCGCTTACACCACCGGTGACAATTTCATTAGACAGGATAAAAGCGTTGAACCCGAAACCATATAGTATGGTTCCCAGGAAAATCGTCAGATAATCCTTTATAAAATAATAAATAGCATAAGATTTACTTGTTTTCATCAGATTACGATATTAACGATCTTACCTGGAACGACAATGATCTTTTTAGGAGTCTTGCCTTCCGTCCACTTAGCAGAGCTTTCATGACTAAGAGCGGCTTTTTCAACCTCTTCACGGGGCATGTCAGCCGGAAGCTCCATACTGAAACGGGCTTTTCCGTTGAATGAGATAGCGTAAGTAACTGAATTTTCTTTCAGGTACTCTTCGTTGTGCTGAGGCCATTGAGCATCGCAGACCGTAGTCGTATGACCACATTCATGCCATAACTCTTCTGCAGTATGAGGTGCGAACGGAGCCAACAGGATAACCAGTTGCTCTAGGATAGCACGCTTATTACATTTCAGGCTGCCTAATTCGTTAATACAGATCATGAAAGCACTGATAGAAGTATTGTAAGAGAAATGCTCGATATCGAATGTTACTTTCTTGATCAGTTTATGTAATGATTTTAATTCCTCAGCTGTAGGTTCAGCGTCTGTGATCTGCAAACTTTCAGTGTTACCATAGAACAAAGCCCACAGTTTCTTCAGGAAGCGATGAACACCGTCGATACCATTTGTATCCCAGGGTTTAGATTGTTCCAACGGGCCTAAGAACATTTCATACAGACGTAAAGTGTCTGCACCGTATTTGTCTACGATCATATCCGGATTTACTACGTTGAACATCGATTTAGACATCTTTTCAACAGCCCATCCGCAGATATATTTACCGTCTTCCAGTATAAATTCTGCATTATGATATTCCGGACGCCAGTTTTTGAAAGCTTCGATATCCAGTATATCATTGGATACGATGTTAACGTCTACGTGAATAGGAGTTACTTCATACTGGTCTTTCAGGTTCAGGGATACGAATGTATTTGTATCTTTGATACGGTACACGAAGTTTGAACGTCCCTGGATCATACCTTGGTTGATCAGCTTGCGGAACGGTTCGTCTTCGCAGATTGTTCCCATATCATACAGGAATTTATTCCAGAAGCGACTGTAAATGAGGTGACCGGTAGCATGTTCCGTTCCACCGATATACAGGTCTACATTACGCCAGTATTCATTCACTTGTTTATCTACTAGGCCTTCATTATTATGAGGATCCATGTAACGCAGATAATAAGCGGAAGAACCGGCAAAGCCAGGCATAGTACAAAGTTCCAGCGGGAAGATTGTTTTATTGTCTATTTTGGATGTTTCTACAACCTTTTTGTTTACAGAATCCCAAGCCCATTTAGTTGCATGTCCCAATGGAGGTTCGCCTGTGGCTGTCGGCAGGAATTTATCCACTTCCGGCAGTTGTAACGGTAATGCTTCGAATGGTAACATCTGAGGCATTCCGTCGGCATCGTAATAAACAGGGAACGGTTCTCCCCAATAACGTTGGCGACTGAAGATGGCATCGCGCAGACGATAGTTAATCTTTACACGTCCCAGTTGATGTTCGGATACATATTTTTTGGTAGCAGCGATTGCTTCTTTTACAGTCAAGCCGTTTAATGACAAGTCGCAATAAGGAGTTACATCCGGTCTCGGTGAATTGCAGACAATACCTTCTTTGGCATCGAAGCTTTCTTCGCTTATATCGCAGCCTTCGATCAACGGAATGATAGGCAGGTTGAAATGTTTTGCAAATGCATAGTCGCGACTATCGTGTGCCGGAACTGCCATGATAGCACCTGTTCCATAGCCGGCCAATACATAGTCGCTAATCCAAACGGGTACTGCATCACCCGTGAACGGATTGATAGCATACGAACCACTGAATACACCGGTTACAGAACGATCGGCAATACGTTCACGTTCCGTACGTTTCTTGGTACGATCCAGATAAGCATCTACTTCCTGCTTTTGTTCAGCTGTCGTCAACTGAGCAACCAGTTCGCTTTCGGGAGCCAATACCATGAAAGTTACACCGAACATAGTATCTGCACGGGTTGTAAAGATGGTAAATTCTATATCACTATCTTTCACTTTGAATTGGATTTCGGCACCTTCGCTACGACCTATCCAGTTACGCTGTGTTTCTTTCAGTGAATCCGTCCAGTCGATCGTATCCAGTCCGTCCAGCAAACGTTGTGCATAAGCAGATACACGCAAACACCATTGGCGCATCATTTTCTGTTCAACAGGGAAACCACCGCGTTCGGAAACACCGTTCACGACTTCATCGTTAGCCAGTACGGTTCCCAATTCGGAACACCAGTTAACCATTGTATCACCCAGGTAAGCGATACGGTAGTTCAGCAATATAGCTTGTTTTTCTTTATCGCTTTTAGATTTCCATTCTTCAGCGGTAAATTGCATTTCTTCACCACAAGCAACATTCAGGCCTTCCGTACCTACTGTTTCAAATGCTTCGACCAGACTTTCGATAGGTAATGCTTTCTTTTCGTCGTTACAGTAATAACTGTTGAACATTTTAATAAATGCCCATTGTGTCCAGTGATAATATTCCTTATCACATGTACGGATTTCACGGCTCCAGTCGTAGCTGAAACCTATTTTGTCCATTTGCTCGCGATAACGGGCAATGTTTTGTTTGGTTGTTACTTCGGGATGTTGTCCGGTTTGGATAGCATATTGTTCTGCAGGCAGACCGTAAGCATCATATCCCATTGGGTGTAATACGTTAAATCCCTGTAACCGTTTGAAACGGGAATAAATATCAGAAGCGATATAACCGAGCGGATGTCCAACATGTAGTCCTGCACCGGATGGGTAAGGGAACATATCCAACACGTAGTATTTGGGTTTATCTTTGTTTTCTTTCACTTTATAAACCCCGTTGGCAATCCAGTATTCTTGCCATTTTTTCTCGATTTCTCTGAAATTGTACTCCATAATATCTAATCGTTTTTTATCGTTTTCAGTTTAAAGCCACAAAGTTAGTCAATTTATTTTGTTTTACTTCACATAACCTATTTTCGGTCTGGAGTTACCAGGCTTTTCTTTATTTTTAGAGGCAAGTTCTGCCAGGGCAAGATAGATATCGTCAAAATGTTGCTCATAGTTTTCATGATCTTTACTGAGACTTTCAATGTCTTCCTGAAGAAATTTGACTTGCTGCTCCAGTTCTGATAGCTTCTTATTAGTAGACAGTTTATCACAATTTGAGATAAACTGTTTTCTCATTTGAACAAAGGCACGCATGATGTTAATATTTACTTCAATAGCAATGTCACTATTAAGTATTCCGGAAAGCATGGCAAGTCCGGGTTCAGAAAAAGCGTAAGGAAGTAGTCTCCTTCCACCTCTACCATTTTTTGGTATCACAAATTGTGATACCAAAGAAAATTCTTCTTCATTAAGTTGGAACATGAAATCTGGAGGAAAACGTTTTATATTACGTTTGACAGACTGATTAAGTATTCTGGTTTCTACTTGATAAAGTTCAGCTAAGTCAAAATCCAACATGACTTGTATACCTCTGATCTCATAAATCTTGTTTTGTATTACCTGTAAATTCATAGTTTATAAATTTTGGTGATTAATAAGTGGCTAAATGTATGAATAATATTTATTTGTCAGAAGATTTCGATATACTTATTTTAATGATCTATGCATTCTCACTCAAATAAAGTGGCAAGTGAAACTATTTTTCTCCTTTCTTTGTTATAAGAACATCTTTATTAATGAATTAAGTAAAAACGCCATTAATGCCCTTCAACCAAACCTCTGATAAGCGCAAACTAAGTTTAAACTAAAAAATGACGAGTATGAGAAGATGTACTTTTATTTTCTTTATTGCCTTGTTGACAATGTCGATAAGTGCTGCACCTATTGATGTAAAACAGGCAAAGAGCGTAGCCCTCAGTTTCCTGAAAAGTAATTCTCCGCAGACAAAAGCTTCGGAGTCGGGAGTAACACTGGTCTGGTCGGATGCCGGAGCGGCTACCAAATCAGCCGGTTCCGTACAGGATGCTACCTTTTACGTATTTAACCGTGAAGATGCCGACGGCTTTGTCGTTGTGGCCGGTGATGATGCCGTATATCCTATTCTAGGTTATGGTATGCAGCAACTGTTTGAAAAAGACTCCATGCCGTCCAACCTGCGTGGATGGTTTGAAAGTTACCAGCGTCAAATCAACTGGATACGTGAAAATAAACCGGAGATTTCGAAGGATGTCACAGCCGCTTGGAACGAAGTTCGTCAGGGCAAGATGCAGTTGAAATCGACCGGAACGTTGTTAACAACTGTCCTTTGGGATCAGATGACACCTTATAATAACTTGTGCCCGGTAGTAAACAGCCAGCGTACGCCGACCGGATGTGTTGCCACCTCGACGGCTATCGCCATGCAATATCATAAATGGCCGGACGTAGGACAGGGGAGTCATTCTTATACTTCGCAGACTTATAATCTGTCTCTTTCCGCTACTTTCGACACTCCATACCAGTGGGATAACATGCCTTCTACCTACACGGCAGGGCAATATACTACTAAGCAGGCCCAAAACGTAGCCACCCTGATGTACGATTGCGGTGTTTTCTCAGAAATGAATTATGCTCCCGGTAACAGCGGTGCCTTAACATTGACAGCAGCCCAGGGGCTTGTCAATTATATGAAATACGATAAATCTCTCCATGTCCTGCAACGCGATAATTATCAGAAAGACGAATGGGAAGCTATTATCAAAGGTGAACTGGATGATAACCGTCCTGTTATCTATGGTGGTGAGAATGATCAGAAAGAAGGTCATCAATTTATCATCGACGGTTACAACGATGCTGATTATTATCATGTGAACTGGGGATGGAGCGGACTGGCTAACGGGTATTACCTGTTATCTGTCCTCGAACCCGAAGTGCAGGGAACTGGTGGTAATAGCGGAGGTGGTTTCTCGCTTGGTCAGGATGCCATTATCAGTATGAAAAAGCCGGTGGAAGGTTCTACCTATCAGGATGTATTAGCCTTTTTCTATGGGGAAAATCAGGGAACAGTCTTTGCCGGCCTTGAAGCCACCACAGAAGATTTTGAGGAAAATCAGCTTTTCGGTGTTCAGTATGGTTATGTAGGCAATATGAGTATCCGTGATTTTTCAGGTAACCTGGTTGTCGCTCTTGTAGACAAAAACGGGAATACAAAAGAATTTATCTCCAGTGAAGAGCCTGTTACTATCCAGATCGAACGTGGAGTAGGACAGGAAGTTCCTTGTACGATCACAAAAACGATTGCTCCCGGTGACCGTATCCGTTTGTTATATAAAAGTAGCGATGGAAGTGAATGGAAATGGGTAAGAGGCAATAACAATACGACCGGTGAAATCGTGGTAGCTGCCGATCCTTCTACTTCAACGGAAAATATAACAGCCGAAACAGGTGTTTCCGTTTCTTATGACGTAGCCGGAACGGTTCAGATAACTGCCCCTATTGCAATTAAAGAAGTGGTCTTGTATGATATGAACGGACGATTGATGAAAAAACAATCAGCCGGTAATAATACTCAATTATCACTTTCTTATGATAGCTATCCGGCCGGAGTTTATGTATTGGAAGTTATGACTGTGGAAGGACGAAGTAGCCATAAACTGGTAAAGAAATAATTAGGTATTATAAATAAAAGCAGGCTGGATTATTTTATTAATTAATCCAGCCTGCTTTTATATTTATCTTCGATCATATCGTTGAAGCCAACGATATGGTTTTTACTTTTTCAGCAATGGCCAGTTCGGATCTTCAATATGTTCGCGTACCATGATCTCTTTCAGCTCGGCCACCTTTTCCGGATATTTATCCAACAGGTTGTATTTTTCCGAAGGATCGGCTGCTAAGTTATAAAGTTCATAATACGGTTTATCTCCACGGATATTCATGTGTACCAGTTTCCATGAACCCTGGCGTACAGCCTGACGGCCATTCATTTCCTGAAATTCGAAATACAGAAATTCATGTTCCTTCTGTCCTTTGCGGTTTTGCAACAGCGGCAGCATGCTTACGCCGTCCATTTCTTTCTGTTTTGCTTTCGGATGGATGATCTCTTCGAAAGTAGGCAATACATCCCAAAAAGAACACATGAAATTTGTTTCTGTTCCCGATTGTATATGTCCCGGCCAGGAGATGATCATCGGCACACGGATACCGCCTTCATACAGGTCACGTTTGTAACCACGGTAGATGCCATTGCTGTTGAAGAAATCAGGATCGGCGCCACCTTCCATGTGAGGGCCGTTATCGCTGGCGAATATAATGATCGTGTTATCGTATAATCCTTTGTCTTTCAGTTTCTGTACGATCTGTCCCACATATACGTCCAGGCGATAGATCATCGCTGCGAATGTAGCATGCGGATAAAGCTGTGTGCAGTAACCCCCTTTACGGAATCCCGGATTGCCCGGTTCTGTTCCTTTATAAGCTTTTTCCGGATACATACCACGGAACTTTTTGATGATGCTGTCTTCCGGCACGATCAGTTCGGCGTGAGGTAAAATAGTCGGATACCACATGAAGAACGGTTCGTCTTCTTTTAAATTATCCAGGTAATCGAGTGCTTTGGAGTGGATCAGGTCTTGTGAATAGGTTCCTTTTCCATATTCAACATCCAATACGTTATCTTTCAGTTCGACACGTTGATCGTTATCCCACAGATGGTCAGGATAATAGCTGTGAGCCAATAGCTGGCAGTTATATCCGAAGAATGTTTCGCAACCCTGGTTTTTAGGATCACCGGTAGTGCCAATGTAACCTAATCCCCATTTACCGAAGGCAGAAGTCTTGTATCCTGCATCCTGCATGACATGGAAGATAGTACGTGCATCGGCGGGCAATGGGAATTGTCCTTCCGGGTCTAATTCCTTGTTTCCACGGATGGGAGTATGTCCGCTGTGCGTACCTGTCAACAGGCAGGAGCGGGAAGGGGCACTGACAGTTGTTCCTGAGTAACACTGGGTGAAACGCATACCGTTTTGTGCCAGTTGGTCGATGTTGGGAGTGCTGAACTTTTCCTGTCCGTAACAACTCAAATCGCCGTATCCCAGGTCATCTGCCAGGATGAATACGACATTCGGTTTTTTGTCTTTGTTTTTCTGTGCATGCACAAAAGGGATGGCCGCAATCAGGCCGGAAGCGAGTAAAATAGTTTTTTTCATGAATCTAAGATGTTTCTTGTCAGACATGTTGGCAAAGTTATATTTTTTTTCTGAAATAAATAGAGAAGGGGACACGTTTCAAATATTACTTTGACGTATCCCCTCTGACTAGTAAACTCTATCGGTTTTGGCTATTTTTTTATCCCTTTGACTAAGGAAGCATTATTTACTAAATAATTACTTTAAACTGTTCATTATTAATACGAATTATGTAGAATCCTTCCGGTAGTGGGATGGTTACCGTTTCGTCTGTTATAACAGGTTGCTTCTTTTGCAGTTTGCCCTCAACCGTATAGATGTACAGTTGTCCGGTGGTTGCAGATATAATATGCAGACATCCTCCCTCCGTCCATACTTTCGATTGGTCGGTTTTAATCGTTTCATTAGCTACCGGGTCGGGGTTCTTAACGATATTATCTATATAGATTTCAACCGGCTGGCGAATGTATTTTATTATATATGCTCCGTCGCTATTTCGGGGAGTGATGGTTTCACCGCGATCGGTGGTTACAACAGGTTCGGACAGATCATATTCTTTATCAAGCGTAAGATAGAAACGGAAACTACTCCATGCCTCCACTTCATAAATACCGGCTATCGGATCGGTTGTTGCACCTTCCACTTGTGGTAATGTAACCGAATGGAAAACCGTGGGCGTAGGATCTGGATCAGGTATTACAGGGTCGGGATCGGGTGGAGTCGGTTTGACATCGAAAGAGGCACTGATTTTAACATCACCAGTTACAGTATAAGTATCGCCGGATTTAAAAGGGTTATCGTTTACATTGAGACTGGTCAGTTCATACCCATCGTTAGGTGTTGCGGAAATGATTAATTCGGTTCCTCCGGCAACAGGTGCACCGGATTGTATGAAATTTTCGGTAGAAGAGGATACAGTTATCGTACCGTTCTGTGGCGTATCATACTTGACGGTAAAAGTAAGAAAGTCGGACTTCGGAATGTTCGGTTGTACTGGTTTACCTGCAGAATTTTCACCAAATACTTTTAATATTGGCAGATTTATACCGTCAGGGTCGAACGACCAGACATCCGTGTCGTCCCATCCGTCAAAGGCGTTTCCGTTACCTTGTGTGAAATTAGTGGAAGTAAGGTCGTCACCGTCTTTGCCGGAGGCTTCATCCGTCCAATCTCCGGGGATAAGAGGACTGGCAAAATTCGAGGTGAGCGTACCCTGTTTATCTGCTGTTATGCGACCCAAGGATACTTCGGGAGAGGCTTTCAGAGAAAGTTTGTCTTTAGCAATTTCGCTTATTCCCTCTATGTTTAGTGCAACGCAATGGGTTATACTTCCAGCATCACTCCGGTTTAGGCCGGCGATACCTCCTGCTGCGTAATTTGAACTTATTTTGCCTGTAGCATAACAGTTTTGGATGGATGTTCCTTGGTAACTGCTATATTTGAGACCCACTCCGACAATCCCTCCGGCAAAAGAGTCTTCCTCTTCTTCGCTTTCTGCTACTACATTTGCCGTCGAAGAACAATTTTTGATGATTTCTGATCCAGCATATGCGGCAATTCCTCCGGCATAATTTCCCGTTATATTTCCGGATGTATAGCATTCTTCAATAGAGCCAAAACCTATATAGCCAGCTATGCCACCAACTACGGGAGCAGTAATGTCACCTGAACTCCAGCATTTTGATATAGTAAAAAGAGAAGTGGTATATTCATATCCGACAATTCCTCCGGCAGCCTCTGAAGCAGTAACAGAAGCCCAATTATAACATTCTGTAACTTTTCCTCCATATTTATTGTGTCCTACGATACCCCCAGCCTGACCTTCAGTTTCTTTTGTAGAGATAACACCTTTGACCCAGCACTTTTCTATAGTCCCTTCTGAAAAATCTCCTACAATGCCTCCGGCATAAGCACCTGCAGATATATTTACACAGGCGGTACATTGGGATATTGTACTGGCTTTAGACTCAAGACCAACAGGTGATAAATCGCTTGTACCGGTAATTCCTCCGGCATAACTGTTAGGAGAAGCATCCTTTCGTTCATCGACTGCCATAACAGAACCCGAATAGTGGCAGTTTGTGAAAGATGAATGTGCATTGATTCCGGTAATACCTCCAACCATAAGGCCTGATCCACCTGTAAGAGTAGCTTTCACGTTCACAGAACTACGGCAATCAGTTATGTAGCTAGTTATTATGTGTCCGATCAAGCCACCTACGGTTAGTTGGCTAGAGAGTTTACTGTCTGCTTCGCTTGTTATATCTCCTCCTTTTACACTGCAATTTGTTATTGGGCTATCCTTAACATAACCAGCTAGTGCTCCGACATATCCTACACTAGTTGTATGCAGCCCTGCTTCTGCGATTTCAATATGCAAATTCTGTACGGAACCGTTCTCTATGTATCCGAATAAACCTGCATAATTAATATCATCAGATTCAGTTATATTAGCCAGGTTGCTTATCGTTTTATTATTGCCATCAAAATAGCCTTTGAATGGAACATCGGCACTGCAACCTATCAGTAACCACTTTTTATTATTCAAATCTATATCCTCTGTTAGCTGGAAATACAGGTCTTGAAAGTTTGTATATTCACTTATTTTATCTCCGTTTGTCAACTCTAGTTCCTTTCCGCCGGCATTTGTTTGTTGCGCTAGATAAGCCAGTTCTCCAGCCGTAGCTATTAGAATAGGTTGATTGACATCCAGCC
This is a stretch of genomic DNA from Parabacteroides chongii. It encodes these proteins:
- the leuS gene encoding leucine--tRNA ligase, which gives rise to MEYNFREIEKKWQEYWIANGVYKVKENKDKPKYYVLDMFPYPSGAGLHVGHPLGYIASDIYSRFKRLQGFNVLHPMGYDAYGLPAEQYAIQTGQHPEVTTKQNIARYREQMDKIGFSYDWSREIRTCDKEYYHWTQWAFIKMFNSYYCNDEKKALPIESLVEAFETVGTEGLNVACGEEMQFTAEEWKSKSDKEKQAILLNYRIAYLGDTMVNWCSELGTVLANDEVVNGVSERGGFPVEQKMMRQWCLRVSAYAQRLLDGLDTIDWTDSLKETQRNWIGRSEGAEIQFKVKDSDIEFTIFTTRADTMFGVTFMVLAPESELVAQLTTAEQKQEVDAYLDRTKKRTERERIADRSVTGVFSGSYAINPFTGDAVPVWISDYVLAGYGTGAIMAVPAHDSRDYAFAKHFNLPIIPLIEGCDISEESFDAKEGIVCNSPRPDVTPYCDLSLNGLTVKEAIAATKKYVSEHQLGRVKINYRLRDAIFSRQRYWGEPFPVYYDADGMPQMLPFEALPLQLPEVDKFLPTATGEPPLGHATKWAWDSVNKKVVETSKIDNKTIFPLELCTMPGFAGSSAYYLRYMDPHNNEGLVDKQVNEYWRNVDLYIGGTEHATGHLIYSRFWNKFLYDMGTICEDEPFRKLINQGMIQGRSNFVYRIKDTNTFVSLNLKDQYEVTPIHVDVNIVSNDILDIEAFKNWRPEYHNAEFILEDGKYICGWAVEKMSKSMFNVVNPDMIVDKYGADTLRLYEMFLGPLEQSKPWDTNGIDGVHRFLKKLWALFYGNTESLQITDAEPTAEELKSLHKLIKKVTFDIEHFSYNTSISAFMICINELGSLKCNKRAILEQLVILLAPFAPHTAEELWHECGHTTTVCDAQWPQHNEEYLKENSVTYAISFNGKARFSMELPADMPREEVEKAALSHESSAKWTEGKTPKKIIVVPGKIVNIVI
- a CDS encoding ORF6N domain-containing protein codes for the protein MNLQVIQNKIYEIRGIQVMLDFDLAELYQVETRILNQSVKRNIKRFPPDFMFQLNEEEFSLVSQFVIPKNGRGGRRLLPYAFSEPGLAMLSGILNSDIAIEVNINIMRAFVQMRKQFISNCDKLSTNKKLSELEQQVKFLQEDIESLSKDHENYEQHFDDIYLALAELASKNKEKPGNSRPKIGYVK
- a CDS encoding thiol protease/hemagglutinin PrtT, encoding MRRCTFIFFIALLTMSISAAPIDVKQAKSVALSFLKSNSPQTKASESGVTLVWSDAGAATKSAGSVQDATFYVFNREDADGFVVVAGDDAVYPILGYGMQQLFEKDSMPSNLRGWFESYQRQINWIRENKPEISKDVTAAWNEVRQGKMQLKSTGTLLTTVLWDQMTPYNNLCPVVNSQRTPTGCVATSTAIAMQYHKWPDVGQGSHSYTSQTYNLSLSATFDTPYQWDNMPSTYTAGQYTTKQAQNVATLMYDCGVFSEMNYAPGNSGALTLTAAQGLVNYMKYDKSLHVLQRDNYQKDEWEAIIKGELDDNRPVIYGGENDQKEGHQFIIDGYNDADYYHVNWGWSGLANGYYLLSVLEPEVQGTGGNSGGGFSLGQDAIISMKKPVEGSTYQDVLAFFYGENQGTVFAGLEATTEDFEENQLFGVQYGYVGNMSIRDFSGNLVVALVDKNGNTKEFISSEEPVTIQIERGVGQEVPCTITKTIAPGDRIRLLYKSSDGSEWKWVRGNNNTTGEIVVAADPSTSTENITAETGVSVSYDVAGTVQITAPIAIKEVVLYDMNGRLMKKQSAGNNTQLSLSYDSYPAGVYVLEVMTVEGRSSHKLVKK